Proteins encoded together in one Dehalococcoidales bacterium window:
- a CDS encoding NfeD family protein produces the protein MDSAVRSLLIWRIFTSLLEEAALVAIVLWGLPQINVALEVWILVPTSIALGIWNVYTYRQARQALSVKPVAGLADMIGLQGEVIGRLNPSGQVKIRGEIWTAEAESGEMKPGKKVVVIGQKGLRLTVRETDQDESTGIE, from the coding sequence ATGGATAGCGCAGTAAGAAGTCTCCTTATCTGGAGGATTTTCACCAGCCTGTTGGAAGAGGCAGCCCTGGTCGCTATTGTTCTCTGGGGGCTTCCGCAGATAAATGTCGCTCTTGAGGTATGGATACTGGTGCCGACATCGATTGCCCTGGGCATCTGGAACGTGTACACCTACCGTCAGGCAAGGCAGGCCCTGAGTGTGAAGCCCGTAGCTGGCCTGGCGGATATGATTGGCCTACAGGGCGAAGTGATAGGACGGTTGAATCCTTCCGGACAGGTGAAGATACGGGGTGAAATCTGGACCGCGGAGGCGGAGAGTGGTGAGATGAAGCCCGGCAAGAAGGTGGTCGTCATCGGGCAGAAAGGACTGAGGTTAACCGTGCGTGAGACCGACCAGGACGAATCGACCGGCATAGAATAG
- the mnmA gene encoding tRNA 2-thiouridine(34) synthase MnmA, with amino-acid sequence MTRVVVAMSGGVDSSVAAAILQEEGHEVIGITMQVHPANEPTGETEKSGGCCGADAAADTVTDARRVAHRLGIPHYVADFRDIFIREVITDFCREYSLGRTPNPCIRCNRFVKFEALRRRAQELGADMVATGHYARIDRSSGRYLLKKGADSSKDQAYVLYMMNQEQLGHTLFPLGELTKQEVRRIAERLELSVAARPESQDICFIPDNDYARFVREYTGVDAGPGPVLDREGNILGEHRGITSYTVGQRKGLGISSRAPLYVVTIDREKNTVTVGGKEEVYATGLVASALNWVSVKRPEKPLTVRAKIRYLHQEAEAVVTPSGEDEVRVVFREPQMAITPGQAIVFYDGDTVVGGGTIVRVVHESAL; translated from the coding sequence GTGACGAGAGTCGTGGTTGCCATGAGCGGCGGGGTGGACTCCTCGGTGGCAGCGGCCATCCTCCAGGAGGAAGGCCACGAGGTCATCGGGATAACTATGCAGGTCCATCCGGCCAACGAACCGACCGGGGAAACGGAGAAGTCTGGCGGCTGTTGCGGGGCTGATGCCGCGGCCGATACCGTGACCGATGCCCGGCGGGTAGCCCACAGACTGGGCATTCCCCACTACGTGGCCGACTTCAGAGACATATTTATCCGAGAGGTGATTACCGATTTCTGCCGTGAGTACAGCCTCGGCCGGACCCCGAACCCGTGTATCCGGTGCAATCGGTTCGTCAAGTTCGAGGCCCTTCGGAGAAGGGCACAGGAGCTTGGCGCCGACATGGTGGCCACCGGCCACTACGCCAGAATAGACAGGAGCAGCGGCAGGTACCTTCTCAAGAAGGGCGCTGACAGCAGCAAGGACCAGGCCTACGTGCTCTACATGATGAACCAGGAACAGCTTGGCCACACCCTGTTCCCCCTCGGAGAACTGACCAAGCAGGAGGTACGTCGTATCGCGGAAAGACTCGAGTTATCTGTCGCCGCCCGGCCGGAAAGCCAGGATATCTGCTTCATTCCGGATAATGACTATGCCAGGTTCGTTAGAGAGTACACCGGTGTCGACGCCGGGCCCGGGCCAGTACTGGACCGGGAGGGGAACATCCTCGGTGAGCACCGCGGCATTACCTCCTATACCGTAGGACAGCGCAAGGGACTGGGGATATCAAGTCGGGCACCGCTCTACGTGGTTACCATTGACAGGGAGAAAAACACTGTTACCGTCGGCGGTAAGGAAGAGGTCTACGCCACCGGGCTTGTCGCTTCGGCATTGAACTGGGTATCCGTGAAGAGACCGGAGAAACCGCTAACCGTCCGTGCGAAGATACGCTATCTTCACCAGGAGGCCGAAGCCGTTGTGACCCCCTCTGGTGAGGATGAAGTGCGGGTGGTATTCCGGGAGCCGCAGATGGCGATAACGCCAGGCCAGGCAATCGTCTTCTACGATGGCGATACCGTG
- a CDS encoding DinB family protein, whose protein sequence is MNAREIIIASLNQSQGYLDRSLEGLTQEDAAWRPTDECNSIAFILWHFAQVEDFFVNRVIRQKPRLYDEGWAGKLGTPADESGYGYTAEQLRAWPVPELDVLRAYAGAVRKNTLEFLEQLPAEKMLELARPDRPPDTIGGVMSRIATEIALHVGQIDYLRGQRCGFVDAPAH, encoded by the coding sequence ATGAATGCCAGGGAGATAATCATTGCCTCTCTGAACCAGAGCCAGGGCTACCTTGACCGGTCACTGGAGGGATTGACTCAGGAGGATGCCGCCTGGCGGCCGACCGATGAGTGCAACTCGATCGCCTTCATCCTGTGGCACTTCGCCCAGGTGGAAGACTTCTTCGTTAACCGGGTCATCCGGCAAAAGCCCAGGCTTTACGACGAAGGCTGGGCCGGCAAGCTGGGCACCCCTGCCGACGAGTCCGGCTACGGTTATACTGCAGAGCAGTTACGGGCGTGGCCGGTACCCGAACTGGATGTACTCCGTGCCTATGCTGGTGCCGTGCGCAAGAATACCCTCGAATTCCTCGAACAACTCCCTGCCGAGAAGATGCTGGAACTGGCACGGCCCGACCGCCCACCGGATACAATCGGCGGTGTAATGAGCCGGATTGCCACCGAGATAGCCTTGCACGTGGGGCAGATAGACTATCTGCGCGGACAGCGCTGCGGCTTCGTGGACGCCCCGGCTCACTAG
- a CDS encoding UPF0280 family protein, with protein sequence MYEPRFYRLWSVDKDLVSFNVVVKETDLYIRAKRDLTEKAHEVVVQQRGFLEDYIRHHPGFATAMEPFPVENEAPDIVREMAEAAEKVGVGPMAAVAGAIAERVGRELLKLSPEVLVENGGDIFLKNLKKRRVGIHTGKPPFDGRVALEIRAGETPLGVCTSSGTVGHSLSLGSADAVIVLAPSTALADAAATAIGNRVREEADIDRSLAFAQEIEGLRGVAIIRNDRMALWGKIRLVRT encoded by the coding sequence ATGTATGAGCCAAGGTTTTACCGACTATGGTCGGTCGACAAAGACCTGGTTTCCTTCAATGTGGTCGTGAAGGAGACCGACCTGTACATACGGGCAAAACGTGACCTGACAGAGAAGGCACACGAGGTTGTCGTTCAGCAGCGAGGCTTCCTCGAGGACTATATCCGGCACCATCCCGGATTTGCCACTGCCATGGAGCCATTCCCCGTGGAGAACGAGGCCCCCGACATAGTCAGGGAAATGGCGGAGGCGGCGGAGAAGGTGGGTGTCGGCCCGATGGCGGCTGTAGCCGGAGCCATCGCCGAGCGCGTCGGCAGGGAGCTACTCAAGCTCTCTCCGGAGGTACTTGTCGAAAACGGAGGGGACATTTTCCTCAAGAACCTGAAAAAGAGACGGGTGGGCATCCACACGGGAAAGCCGCCTTTCGACGGCCGGGTCGCTCTTGAGATACGGGCGGGCGAGACCCCGCTGGGCGTCTGCACTTCCTCCGGGACCGTGGGGCATTCCCTCAGTCTCGGCAGTGCCGATGCGGTAATCGTGCTGGCTCCCAGTACCGCTCTCGCCGACGCCGCGGCAACGGCGATAGGTAACCGTGTCAGGGAAGAAGCCGATATTGACCGTAGCCTGGCATTCGCACAAGAGATCGAAGGACTGAGAGGCGTAGCCATCATCAGGAACGACAGGATGGCGCTCTGGGGCAAGATAAGGCTGGTACGGACGTGA